In Streptomyces capitiformicae, one genomic interval encodes:
- a CDS encoding CsbD family protein, producing the protein MADKGRADKIKGKAKEMTGKVTGDREQQVEGKLEQARGEAKKTKGKAQERAQETKRSVKRDRT; encoded by the coding sequence ATGGCCGACAAGGGCCGTGCGGACAAGATCAAGGGCAAGGCCAAGGAGATGACCGGCAAGGTCACCGGTGACCGCGAGCAGCAGGTCGAGGGCAAGCTCGAACAGGCTCGCGGCGAGGCCAAGAAGACGAAGGGCAAGGCGCAGGAGCGTGCGCAGGAAACGAAGCGCTCCGTGAAGCGCGACCGCACCTGA
- a CDS encoding MHYT domain-containing protein produces the protein MQGTVDDFSYGAVTPVAAYIMACLGAALGLRCVVRSVYNAQSWKPGWLALGAASIGCGIWTMHFIAMIGFRVKESRIHYDVGLTVLSLVVAISVVGIGVFAVGYRGVSTATLCAAGSVTGLGVAAMHYLGMAAIRMNGYIQYDISVVALSIVIAIVAATAALWAAVSIRGFLTSLGASLVMGVAVSGMHYTGMAAVGVHLHGTKGGGELTGESPLSILLPMLIGPVIFLLLAGVVVMFDPMLVLGEVERNQPVAVAPAPVARSRGRLRQADRPDAPLPHPDDTPGSLFEPPVRPAAARRVQEW, from the coding sequence ATGCAAGGCACGGTCGACGACTTCAGCTACGGTGCGGTCACCCCGGTGGCCGCCTACATCATGGCCTGCCTCGGCGCGGCGCTCGGACTGCGCTGCGTGGTCAGGTCCGTCTACAACGCACAGTCCTGGAAACCCGGTTGGCTCGCGTTAGGCGCGGCCTCGATCGGCTGCGGCATCTGGACGATGCACTTCATCGCCATGATCGGCTTCCGGGTGAAGGAGAGCCGGATCCACTACGACGTCGGCCTGACCGTGCTCAGCCTCGTCGTGGCGATCTCCGTCGTCGGCATCGGGGTCTTCGCCGTGGGGTATCGCGGTGTCAGCACGGCCACGCTGTGTGCCGCCGGCAGTGTCACCGGGCTCGGTGTGGCCGCCATGCACTACCTGGGCATGGCGGCCATCCGGATGAACGGCTACATCCAGTACGACATCAGCGTCGTCGCGCTGTCCATCGTCATCGCCATCGTGGCCGCGACCGCGGCGTTGTGGGCGGCGGTGTCGATCCGGGGCTTCCTGACCAGCCTGGGCGCCAGTCTTGTCATGGGGGTCGCGGTGTCCGGGATGCATTACACCGGGATGGCCGCGGTGGGGGTACATCTGCATGGCACGAAGGGTGGCGGGGAGTTGACCGGGGAGTCGCCGTTGTCGATTCTGCTGCCGATGCTGATCGGGCCGGTGATCTTTCTGTTGCTGGCGGGGGTCGTGGTGATGTTCGATCCGATGCTCGTGCTGGGTGAAGTGGAGCGGAATCAGCCTGTGGCCGTGGCTCCGGCTCCGGTTGCGCGGTCGCGGGGTCGGCTTCGGCAGGCCGACCGGCCGGATGCGCCGTTGCCCCATCCGGACGACACGCCGGGGTCACTCTTCGAACCGCCGGTTCGGCCGGCGGCGGCGCGACGCGTTCAGGAATGGTGA
- a CDS encoding S28 family serine protease yields MRKALTWVLSLVVLIGTLSTAGAATAAEPETGDIKDRLLAIPGVSLIEEKPYPGYRFFVLNFTQPIDHRRPSKGTFQQRITMLHKDTARPTVFFTSGYNVSTTPRRSEPTQIVDGNQISMEYRFFTPSRPDPANWSKLDIWQAASDQHRIFKAFKKIYDKKWVSTGGSKGGMTATYYERFYPRDMDGVVAYVAPNDVVNKEDSAYDRFFANVGTKECRDRLNAVQREALVRREPLKKKYAEFAAAEGLTFNTVGSLDKAYEAVVLDYVWGFWQYNQLANCGDDALIPKDAKKATDDEIWTSIDTIGGFSSYADQGLEPYTPYYYQAGTQLGAPAIVFPHIEKKYIRYGYQPPRNFVPRDITMKFQPHAMRDVDTWVRNNAHRMLFVYGENDPWGAEPFHLGKKARDSYIFTAPGANHGANVSRLVDSDKALATARILEWAGVASATVQDDPSKAKPLAKYDSKLDKRDIEKELTLRP; encoded by the coding sequence ATGCGCAAAGCACTCACATGGGTGCTGTCGCTCGTGGTGCTCATAGGCACGTTGAGCACGGCGGGAGCGGCCACCGCCGCTGAGCCGGAGACCGGCGACATCAAGGACCGCCTGCTCGCGATACCGGGCGTGAGCCTGATCGAGGAGAAGCCGTACCCCGGATACCGCTTCTTCGTCCTGAACTTCACCCAGCCGATCGACCACCGGCGCCCGTCGAAGGGCACCTTCCAGCAGCGCATCACCATGCTGCACAAGGACACGGCACGCCCGACGGTCTTCTTCACCAGCGGCTACAACGTCTCGACGACACCGCGCCGCAGCGAGCCGACCCAGATCGTGGACGGCAACCAGATCTCGATGGAGTACCGCTTCTTCACTCCGTCCCGCCCCGACCCGGCGAACTGGTCCAAGCTGGACATCTGGCAGGCGGCCAGCGACCAGCACCGCATCTTCAAGGCGTTCAAGAAGATCTACGACAAGAAGTGGGTCTCCACCGGCGGCTCCAAGGGCGGCATGACCGCCACCTACTACGAGCGCTTCTACCCCAGGGACATGGACGGCGTCGTCGCCTACGTCGCCCCCAACGACGTGGTGAACAAGGAGGACTCGGCCTACGACCGGTTCTTCGCAAACGTCGGCACCAAGGAGTGCCGCGACCGGCTGAACGCGGTGCAGCGCGAGGCGCTGGTGCGCCGGGAGCCGCTGAAGAAGAAGTACGCGGAGTTCGCCGCCGCCGAGGGCCTCACCTTCAACACCGTCGGCAGCCTGGACAAGGCGTACGAGGCGGTCGTCCTCGACTACGTGTGGGGCTTCTGGCAGTACAACCAGCTGGCGAACTGCGGCGACGACGCCCTGATCCCGAAGGACGCCAAGAAGGCCACGGACGACGAGATCTGGACGTCCATCGACACGATCGGCGGCTTCTCCTCGTACGCCGACCAGGGCCTGGAGCCGTACACGCCGTACTACTACCAGGCGGGCACCCAGCTGGGCGCGCCGGCGATCGTCTTCCCGCACATCGAGAAGAAGTACATCCGCTACGGCTACCAGCCGCCGCGGAACTTCGTGCCGCGGGACATCACGATGAAGTTCCAGCCGCACGCCATGCGCGACGTCGACACCTGGGTCCGCAACAACGCCCACCGCATGCTCTTCGTGTACGGCGAGAACGACCCGTGGGGCGCCGAGCCGTTCCACCTGGGCAAGAAGGCCCGTGACTCGTACATCTTCACGGCCCCCGGCGCCAACCACGGCGCCAACGTCTCCCGACTCGTCGACTCCGACAAGGCGCTGGCCACGGCCCGCATCCTGGAGTGGGCGGGCGTCGCCTCCGCCACGGTCCAGGACGACCCGAGCAAGGCGAAGCCCTTGGCGAAGTACGACTCCAAGCTCGACAAGCGGGACATCGAGAAGGAGCTGACGCTCCGGCCGTGA
- a CDS encoding zinc-binding dehydrogenase: protein MDVSPALAGGGLYVSIADEPLPAVPGATKSYVQESKKDLAELVELVDAGRLRVRVAEHHPVTAVRTAHERFEAGAWVARSSSSSDLLFWPALLAFAGLTFGDPRRPVVPAASSPAPGGCSRPGRSGSRGRGIPRCVRWG from the coding sequence GTGGACGTCTCCCCGGCGCTCGCCGGGGGAGGGCTCTACGTCTCGATCGCCGACGAGCCCCTGCCCGCCGTACCCGGTGCCACCAAGAGCTATGTACAGGAGAGCAAGAAGGACCTCGCCGAGCTGGTGGAGCTGGTTGACGCCGGTCGGCTGCGGGTACGCGTGGCGGAACACCACCCGGTGACGGCGGTACGCACGGCCCACGAGCGCTTCGAGGCGGGGGCCTGGGTGGCAAGGTCGTCCTCCTCTTCTGACCTGCTCTTCTGGCCTGCTCTTCTGGCCTTCGCGGGCCTGACCTTCGGGGACCCTAGACGTCCCGTGGTTCCAGCGGCTTCGTCGCCGGCCCCTGGAGGATGTTCCCGTCCGGGTCGAAGCGGGAGCCGTGGCAGGGGCATTCCCAGGTGCGTTCGGTGGGGTTGA
- a CDS encoding alcohol dehydrogenase catalytic domain-containing protein, with protein sequence MLAVQIDVHGGPEVLSVREIAEPVPGPGEVLVRTVASSLNPVDWKTRAWDVGPEFPMTLGWDLAGIVVASSSAEFAVGDRVIAMSAQMATGRGTWAQLVALPEHLVTHAPTTLSLAEAATLPLAGTTAVQALAKLELSSRSRLLVTGAAGAVGALAVQLARRAGSDRRRAGVPA encoded by the coding sequence ATGCTCGCTGTGCAGATCGACGTCCACGGAGGTCCGGAGGTGCTCTCGGTCCGGGAGATCGCCGAGCCGGTGCCCGGCCCGGGAGAAGTGCTGGTCCGGACGGTCGCGAGCAGCCTCAACCCGGTGGACTGGAAGACCCGCGCCTGGGACGTGGGCCCGGAGTTCCCGATGACGCTGGGCTGGGACCTGGCCGGCATCGTCGTCGCGAGTTCGTCCGCCGAGTTCGCCGTGGGCGACCGGGTGATCGCCATGTCCGCGCAGATGGCCACGGGACGCGGCACCTGGGCGCAGCTGGTCGCCTTGCCGGAACACCTCGTGACCCACGCGCCCACCACGCTGAGCCTCGCGGAGGCGGCCACGCTGCCGCTGGCCGGGACCACCGCCGTGCAGGCCCTCGCCAAGCTGGAGTTGAGCAGCCGCAGCCGCCTCCTGGTCACCGGGGCGGCGGGTGCGGTGGGCGCCCTGGCGGTCCAGCTTGCGCGACGGGCCGGAAGCGACCGTCGACGGGCTGGTGTCCCGGCCTGA
- a CDS encoding serine/threonine-protein kinase translates to MAQDAQGAPGKEELPEIPGYRIDSLLGSGGMGHVYLGTSPSGRQVALKVIRGNLAHQPDFRRRFRREVTAARQVSGAFTAPVVDADPDADPPWMATLYVPGQPLDQRIKLGPQLGAAELYRLGTGLAEALRDIHRAGIVHRDLKPANVLLAADGPRVIDFGIVRAADADMPTGTGVTVGTPPFMSPEQIRAQKDVGPRSDIFSLGSVLTYAASGHVPFDATDVYAVAYQLVHEPPDLEGVPDWLLPVVERCLAKEPDERPDADELLVLLQSTSYPAVPDSPDTVVLRSSAPRSPARPSVTPVVTDAGSAATPPPRRRRRLVLAVAAAVVAIATLSGGLLYGLRGGQDNGGGGSGADAGGGPSAQPGQSARAVTQPEGSAAYASTQSGSGGFTFTYHDSPERRPDGWRQWQYNLQNSDCVYAESSLVCVGDRTVRIDAATGKELWRTDEASAYGQNTPVVVGDTAIVNIGDRLIGLSLADGKVKWRYAMALLTQRLIADSERVYVVDHGGLVLAVDARTGREAWSAQARTNPQAGTGHPPALRVVGDRLHVFTGVGGDGLGEDFDTVVDTGSGKEVAEFKLSAPCEPGSQALLKEDGATRLYCIAVNQDGAESTLLSQKLAAGAKGVRTEVDATLGGGQVGAPELSVTPGRVLFVAPNQTGGELVAVDTVERTELWRRPMPGRGPADAPPVQAGDRVYVANTRGVAVFDSRTGKLLYRHSVPTLEDGSGMDSGLDTEPMVAGGIVYVPSSKAGWVSLDTEDTEDTEDSGDSGDSGDSGEG, encoded by the coding sequence ATGGCCCAGGATGCTCAAGGCGCTCCGGGCAAGGAGGAGTTGCCGGAGATTCCCGGTTACCGCATCGACTCCCTTCTCGGCTCCGGCGGAATGGGCCACGTCTATCTCGGCACCTCCCCCTCGGGCCGCCAGGTCGCCCTCAAGGTGATCCGGGGCAATCTCGCCCACCAGCCCGACTTCCGGCGCCGTTTCCGGCGTGAGGTCACCGCCGCCCGGCAAGTCAGCGGGGCGTTCACCGCGCCGGTCGTGGACGCCGACCCGGACGCCGACCCGCCCTGGATGGCCACCCTCTACGTGCCGGGGCAGCCGCTGGACCAGCGCATCAAGCTGGGGCCCCAACTGGGCGCCGCGGAGCTGTACCGGCTCGGCACCGGTCTCGCCGAGGCGCTGCGTGACATCCATCGCGCCGGCATAGTGCACCGCGATCTCAAGCCGGCCAACGTCCTGCTCGCCGCCGACGGACCCCGGGTCATCGACTTCGGCATCGTGCGTGCCGCCGACGCCGACATGCCCACGGGTACGGGGGTCACGGTGGGCACCCCGCCGTTCATGTCGCCGGAGCAGATCCGCGCCCAGAAGGACGTCGGGCCGCGCAGCGACATCTTCTCGCTGGGCTCGGTGCTGACGTACGCGGCGAGCGGGCATGTGCCGTTCGACGCCACGGACGTGTACGCGGTGGCGTACCAGCTTGTCCACGAGCCCCCGGACCTGGAGGGGGTGCCCGACTGGCTGCTGCCGGTGGTCGAGCGCTGTCTGGCCAAGGAGCCGGACGAGCGCCCGGACGCGGACGAGCTGCTCGTCCTGCTGCAGAGCACGTCCTACCCGGCCGTCCCCGACTCCCCGGACACCGTGGTGCTGCGCTCGTCGGCGCCCCGCTCCCCGGCGCGGCCGTCCGTGACCCCCGTGGTCACGGACGCCGGCTCCGCCGCCACTCCCCCGCCCCGGCGGCGCCGGCGGCTCGTCCTCGCCGTGGCCGCCGCGGTGGTGGCGATCGCCACGCTGTCGGGCGGACTGCTGTACGGGCTGCGTGGCGGCCAGGACAACGGCGGGGGCGGGAGTGGCGCGGATGCCGGCGGGGGCCCGAGCGCGCAGCCCGGCCAGAGCGCACGCGCCGTCACCCAGCCGGAAGGGTCCGCCGCGTACGCGAGCACGCAGTCCGGCTCGGGCGGCTTCACGTTCACGTACCACGACAGCCCCGAGCGGCGCCCGGACGGCTGGCGGCAGTGGCAGTACAACCTCCAGAACAGCGACTGCGTGTACGCCGAGTCGTCCCTGGTCTGCGTCGGCGACCGCACGGTCCGGATCGACGCCGCGACCGGCAAGGAGCTGTGGCGGACCGACGAGGCATCGGCGTACGGCCAGAACACCCCGGTCGTCGTCGGCGACACCGCGATCGTCAACATCGGCGACCGCCTCATCGGTCTCTCGCTCGCCGACGGCAAGGTGAAGTGGCGCTACGCGATGGCGTTGCTCACCCAGCGGCTCATCGCCGACAGCGAACGGGTCTACGTGGTCGACCACGGCGGCCTGGTCCTGGCCGTCGACGCCCGTACGGGCCGGGAGGCCTGGTCGGCGCAGGCGCGCACCAACCCCCAAGCCGGCACCGGGCATCCGCCCGCGCTGCGGGTCGTCGGCGACCGGCTCCATGTGTTCACCGGCGTCGGCGGCGACGGGCTCGGCGAGGACTTCGACACGGTCGTCGACACCGGCAGCGGCAAGGAGGTCGCCGAGTTCAAGCTGTCCGCGCCGTGCGAACCCGGCAGCCAGGCGCTGCTGAAGGAGGACGGCGCGACCCGGCTGTACTGCATCGCGGTGAACCAGGACGGCGCGGAGAGCACCCTGTTGAGCCAGAAACTCGCGGCCGGCGCCAAGGGCGTGCGCACCGAGGTCGACGCGACCCTGGGCGGCGGTCAGGTCGGGGCGCCCGAGCTGTCGGTGACGCCCGGCCGGGTGCTGTTCGTGGCCCCCAACCAGACGGGCGGCGAACTGGTGGCCGTCGACACGGTCGAGCGGACCGAGCTGTGGCGCCGCCCCATGCCCGGCCGGGGCCCGGCCGACGCACCGCCCGTCCAGGCCGGCGACCGCGTCTACGTCGCCAACACCCGTGGCGTCGCCGTCTTCGACTCCCGCACCGGCAAGCTGCTCTACCGGCACAGCGTGCCGACCCTGGAGGACGGCAGCGGCATGGACTCCGGCCTGGACACCGAGCCGATGGTGGCGGGCGGCATCGTCTACGTCCCGTCCTCGAAGGCGGGTTGGGTGAGCTTGGACACCGAGGACACCGAGGACACCGAGGACAGCGGGGACAGCGGGGACAGCGGGGACAGCGGGGAGGGGTGA
- a CDS encoding CDGSH iron-sulfur domain-containing protein: MTAAQAERRRITVQRPGPLLVEGPVEVTLEDGTTVSSDRFRVALCTCRRSRIQPWCDTSHRRRAQSPMPSMPPRCRPGEGEP, from the coding sequence ATCACCGCTGCCCAGGCCGAGCGCCGTCGTATCACCGTCCAGCGCCCCGGCCCGCTGCTGGTCGAGGGGCCGGTCGAGGTCACGCTGGAAGACGGTACGACCGTGTCGTCGGACCGCTTCCGGGTGGCCCTGTGCACCTGTCGCCGCAGCCGGATCCAGCCGTGGTGCGACACCAGCCACCGGCGCCGTGCTCAGTCGCCCATGCCGTCCATGCCGCCCAGGTGCCGCCCAGGTGAGGGAGAGCCATGA
- a CDS encoding sugar phosphate isomerase/epimerase family protein produces the protein MKLAFSTLGVSGLPISDVVRLAVTHGYHGVELRAHPEEPVHPGIDAAERADAAAEFKAAGVEILGLAGYARVAAPGDDGPVLDEIRHLLDLARDLGAPFIRVFPGADLDGGQRPREADAVAARRLGTAAEEAADHGVRILLETHDSHRTGADAIRILGQVGHRNVGSLWDVMHTWLGGEQPSESYAALAPFLGYVQVKDIASADDTTPLPLGAGVLPLAECVELLSRKDWDGWLCWEYEKRWYEGAAPLPGLLGAGREHLGRLLNDAA, from the coding sequence ATGAAACTCGCCTTCTCCACCCTCGGTGTCTCCGGTCTCCCCATCTCCGACGTCGTACGGCTCGCCGTCACGCACGGCTATCACGGCGTCGAGTTGCGCGCCCACCCCGAGGAGCCGGTGCATCCGGGCATCGACGCCGCCGAACGGGCCGACGCGGCCGCCGAGTTCAAGGCGGCGGGGGTGGAGATCCTGGGGCTCGCCGGATACGCGCGGGTCGCGGCGCCCGGCGACGACGGACCGGTACTGGACGAGATCCGGCACCTGCTCGACCTGGCACGGGACTTGGGCGCGCCCTTCATCCGGGTCTTCCCCGGCGCCGACCTCGACGGCGGGCAGCGCCCAAGGGAGGCCGACGCCGTCGCCGCCCGGCGGCTCGGTACGGCGGCGGAGGAGGCGGCCGACCACGGCGTACGGATCCTGCTGGAGACCCATGACTCGCACCGCACCGGCGCCGACGCGATCCGCATCCTCGGCCAGGTCGGCCACCGCAACGTCGGCTCGCTCTGGGACGTGATGCACACCTGGCTCGGCGGCGAGCAGCCCTCCGAGTCCTACGCCGCCCTCGCCCCCTTCCTCGGCTACGTCCAGGTCAAGGACATCGCCTCCGCCGACGACACGACCCCGCTGCCGCTCGGCGCGGGCGTGCTCCCCCTCGCCGAGTGCGTCGAACTCCTCTCCCGCAAGGACTGGGACGGCTGGCTCTGCTGGGAGTACGAGAAGCGGTGGTACGAGGGGGCGGCGCCGCTGCCCGGGCTGCTGGGGGCCGGGCGGGAGCACCTCGGGCGGTTGCTGAACGACGCGGCATAG
- a CDS encoding iron-containing redox enzyme family protein yields the protein MAVRSRVGGPPLPEGRGGVSGAVVEGLRGAGPLPGERAVAGGDPFGDDLQLALYLCYELHYRGFAGVDDDREWDPELLRLRAALEWPFLEELRAVATRHKGAEEALDELLVEPPEGEGTGVSHFLADEGELWQIREYAAQRSLYHLKEADPHAWVLPRLWGRAKAGMAAVEYDEFGGGRADRVHARLFADLMTDLGLDPAYGRYVDAAGAEALALVNLMSLLGLHRALRGALVGHFATVEITSSPASRRLATAMRRTGAGAAAAHFYDEHVEADAVHEQVVRQEVVSGLLEQEPHLDADVAFGVDATSYLEDALAARLLGAWRDGRSSLRTPLTSTTTV from the coding sequence ATGGCTGTTCGGTCGCGGGTCGGCGGGCCGCCGCTGCCTGAGGGCAGGGGTGGGGTTTCCGGTGCCGTTGTCGAGGGGTTGCGGGGGGCCGGGCCGCTGCCCGGTGAGCGGGCGGTCGCGGGGGGCGATCCGTTCGGGGACGATCTGCAGCTGGCGCTGTATCTCTGCTACGAGCTGCACTACCGGGGGTTCGCGGGCGTCGACGACGACCGGGAGTGGGATCCGGAACTGCTGCGGCTGCGGGCGGCCCTGGAGTGGCCTTTCCTCGAAGAACTGCGGGCGGTCGCGACGCGGCACAAGGGCGCCGAGGAGGCGCTGGACGAGCTGCTCGTGGAGCCCCCGGAGGGGGAGGGAACCGGTGTCAGTCACTTCCTGGCGGACGAGGGCGAGCTGTGGCAGATCCGTGAGTACGCCGCCCAGCGCTCGCTCTACCACCTGAAGGAAGCCGACCCGCACGCGTGGGTGCTGCCCCGGCTGTGGGGGCGGGCGAAGGCGGGGATGGCCGCGGTGGAGTACGACGAGTTCGGCGGCGGCCGGGCCGACCGCGTACACGCGCGCCTCTTCGCCGACCTCATGACCGACCTGGGCCTCGACCCGGCCTACGGCCGCTACGTGGACGCCGCCGGCGCCGAGGCGCTCGCGCTGGTGAACCTGATGTCCCTCCTCGGCCTCCACCGCGCCCTGCGCGGCGCCCTGGTCGGACACTTCGCGACCGTCGAGATCACCTCCTCCCCCGCCTCCCGCCGGCTCGCCACCGCGATGCGGCGGACGGGGGCCGGGGCGGCCGCCGCGCACTTCTACGACGAGCATGTCGAGGCCGACGCCGTACACGAGCAGGTCGTACGGCAGGAGGTGGTGAGCGGGCTGCTGGAGCAGGAGCCGCATCTCGACGCGGACGTGGCGTTCGGCGTGGACGCCACGTCGTATCTGGAGGACGCGCTCGCCGCCCGGCTCCTCGGGGCGTGGCGGGACGGCAGGTCGTCGCTGCGTACGCCGCTCACCTCGACCACGACTGTCTGA
- a CDS encoding FAD-dependent oxidoreductase: MKQKSYWIETAPQHSPYPALDGDLIVDVAVVGAGIAGISTAWELARRGRRVALLEAGRVAAGVTGHTTAKLTALHTLVYERLRRTRGPEATELYARSQTEAIRHAAALVEELGIMCDWEEAAAFTYAEDEGRVEELRAEAAAAREAGLPAEYVTGAETGLPFPVAGAVRVTGQAQFHPRKYLLALVDDLVRQGGALVHERTRVTRLKEGTPCRLTTEAGFTVTAGDIVVATHYPVFDRALLFTRLSPRRELVLTAPIPAEADPSPAGADPHGMYITPEQRTRSLRTAPYADGRRLLVVTGEHFMPGTGDDVGERFERLADWAVERFGPLDFTHRWATQDNDSTDSVPLVGPFHPGSRHTWVATGFGGWGMSGGIMAGRLLAEQITGHKAPWSDLYDPRRVLSAVREAPSFLKHQAQVARHFVGDRLSPASDTSVDAIAPGDGAIVRAGGHHCAVHRDDNGTLHAVSARCTHLGCLVAFNPTERTWECPCHGSRFDPDGNILQGPATKPLEPRDV, translated from the coding sequence ATGAAGCAGAAGTCGTACTGGATCGAGACCGCGCCGCAGCACAGCCCGTACCCGGCGCTCGACGGCGATCTCATCGTCGATGTCGCCGTCGTCGGGGCCGGGATCGCGGGGATCAGCACCGCGTGGGAGCTGGCCCGGAGGGGGCGGCGGGTGGCGTTGCTGGAGGCGGGGCGGGTCGCCGCCGGGGTCACCGGGCACACGACCGCCAAGCTCACCGCCCTGCACACGCTCGTCTACGAGCGGCTGCGGCGGACCCGGGGCCCTGAGGCCACGGAGCTGTACGCGCGCTCGCAGACGGAGGCGATCCGGCATGCCGCCGCGCTGGTGGAGGAGCTGGGGATCATGTGCGACTGGGAGGAGGCGGCGGCCTTCACGTACGCCGAGGACGAGGGGCGTGTCGAGGAGTTGAGGGCGGAGGCGGCGGCCGCCCGGGAGGCCGGGCTGCCCGCCGAGTACGTCACGGGGGCGGAGACGGGGCTGCCGTTCCCGGTGGCGGGGGCGGTGCGGGTGACGGGGCAGGCGCAGTTCCATCCGCGTAAGTACCTGCTGGCGCTCGTCGACGATCTGGTCCGGCAGGGCGGCGCCCTCGTCCATGAGCGGACGCGGGTCACGCGCCTCAAGGAGGGCACGCCATGTCGGCTGACGACCGAGGCGGGGTTCACGGTGACCGCCGGGGACATCGTCGTCGCCACGCACTACCCGGTGTTCGACCGGGCGCTGCTCTTCACCCGGCTCTCCCCGCGCCGCGAACTCGTGCTCACCGCGCCGATCCCGGCAGAGGCCGACCCGAGCCCGGCCGGTGCCGACCCGCACGGCATGTACATCACCCCCGAACAGCGCACCCGCTCACTGCGCACCGCCCCGTACGCGGACGGGCGGCGGCTGCTCGTGGTCACCGGGGAGCACTTCATGCCGGGCACGGGCGACGACGTCGGCGAACGGTTCGAGCGTCTCGCCGACTGGGCCGTCGAACGCTTCGGCCCGCTCGACTTCACCCACCGCTGGGCCACCCAGGACAACGACTCCACCGACTCCGTACCGCTCGTCGGCCCCTTCCACCCGGGCAGCCGGCACACGTGGGTGGCGACCGGGTTCGGGGGCTGGGGCATGAGCGGCGGCATCATGGCGGGCCGGCTCCTCGCCGAGCAGATCACCGGGCACAAGGCGCCGTGGAGCGATCTGTACGATCCGCGCCGGGTGCTCAGCGCCGTACGGGAGGCACCGAGCTTCCTCAAGCACCAGGCCCAGGTCGCCCGCCACTTCGTCGGCGACCGGCTCTCCCCGGCCTCCGACACCTCCGTCGACGCCATCGCCCCGGGGGACGGCGCGATCGTCCGTGCGGGCGGCCACCACTGCGCGGTCCACCGCGACGACAACGGCACCCTCCACGCCGTCTCCGCCCGCTGCACCCACCTCGGCTGCCTCGTCGCCTTCAACCCCACCGAACGCACCTGGGAATGCCCCTGCCACGGCTCCCGCTTCGACCCGGACGGGAACATCCTCCAGGGGCCGGCGACGAAGCCGCTGGAACCACGGGACGTCTAG
- a CDS encoding HemK2/MTQ2 family protein methyltransferase has translation MPVTLPLSLPGVYAPQDDTDLLVTALGREPLAPRADVLDVGTGTGAVALAAARRGARVTAVDISWRAVLNTRVNAVLTRLPLSVVRGNLLDPVADRSFDLILSNPPYMPVPGSRSTDGRPARGVARAWDAGRDGRLVLDRLCRDSPALLRPGGVLLLVQSTLSDEERTLAQLRAAGLRTDVVDRRRVAFGPVLRSRDDWLRGRGLLDRGGDEKEELVIIRAERPRGSR, from the coding sequence CTGCCCGTGACCCTGCCGCTCTCCCTGCCCGGCGTCTACGCCCCTCAGGACGACACCGACCTCCTGGTCACCGCCCTGGGGCGGGAGCCGCTCGCCCCGCGGGCCGACGTGCTGGACGTCGGCACGGGGACCGGGGCCGTCGCGCTGGCGGCGGCACGGCGTGGCGCCCGGGTCACGGCCGTCGACATCTCCTGGCGGGCGGTCCTCAACACCAGGGTCAACGCCGTGCTGACGCGGCTGCCGCTGAGTGTCGTACGGGGGAACCTGCTGGACCCGGTGGCCGACCGGTCCTTCGACCTGATCCTGTCCAATCCGCCGTACATGCCCGTGCCAGGCTCGCGCAGTACCGACGGCCGCCCCGCCCGGGGTGTCGCGCGGGCGTGGGACGCCGGGCGGGACGGCCGTCTCGTACTGGACCGCCTCTGCCGGGACTCGCCCGCCCTGCTCCGGCCCGGCGGGGTGCTGCTCCTGGTCCAGTCCACCCTCAGCGACGAGGAACGGACGCTCGCGCAACTGCGGGCCGCGGGGCTCCGTACGGACGTCGTGGACCGCCGTCGCGTCGCCTTCGGGCCCGTCCTGCGGTCGCGGGACGACTGGCTGCGCGGCCGGGGACTCCTGGACCGCGGCGGTGACGAGAAAGAAGAGCTGGTGATCATCCGTGCCGAACGTCCCCGCGGAAGCCGCTGA
- a CDS encoding MerR family transcriptional regulator encodes MRIGEMVRRTGVSERLLRYYEEQGLLTPERLPSGYRVYGEQDVETVRHVRTLLTAGLTTQTIAKVLPWVREEDERLVPVCSELVAYLRRARERITHAIEDLEASRTMLDSVIGAGDAAVPAADRSRLTEAMGEVRAIPGDGRRPRGVRGAGGADRRGVRRGP; translated from the coding sequence ATGCGCATCGGCGAGATGGTGCGACGCACCGGGGTCAGCGAGCGACTGCTGCGCTACTACGAGGAGCAGGGGCTGCTGACACCCGAGCGGCTGCCCAGCGGCTACCGGGTGTACGGCGAGCAGGACGTCGAGACGGTCCGCCACGTCCGGACGCTTCTCACCGCCGGACTGACCACGCAGACGATCGCGAAGGTGCTGCCGTGGGTCCGCGAGGAGGACGAGCGCCTGGTCCCGGTGTGCTCGGAGCTGGTCGCCTACCTGCGTCGGGCGCGGGAGCGGATCACCCACGCCATCGAAGACCTGGAGGCGTCGCGCACCATGCTCGATTCCGTCATCGGCGCGGGAGACGCGGCCGTGCCGGCCGCCGACCGTTCTCGGCTCACCGAGGCCATGGGCGAGGTCCGCGCGATCCCGGGCGACGGGCGGCGCCCCCGCGGAGTACGAGGGGCTGGTGGCGCGGATCGTCGCGGAGTTCGCCGAGGACCGTGA